Proteins encoded by one window of Tubulanus polymorphus chromosome 7, tnTubPoly1.2, whole genome shotgun sequence:
- the LOC141908156 gene encoding uncharacterized protein LOC141908156 isoform X3 — protein MSPSRSVLMRQRYREGNSLSPAATLWDNPVSANVVLAAPIKQPASTSSTAGLFENPSQNGTTSSASTAGYFPPPGQSADSGTAAPNPRQQQPVVTQAQQPTFTQPKPLKDANLAPIIDQGNTQDPINKHNEPSPSVQNEPVGDRPVYKGEFRSMKSPNTDQLASNTGGQVNQGLNNTSIAETSRIPNDNIGNLQQVRGPDESSSAPLYQESRQEQAVVTNQPGTPQPQQQRPDNLTMSRSFDTPGGSSQTSSTPARRRSDDQSRDPKDRDDDRRYGRRDDDRSDSRRDDDRRDNDRRDDRRDSRRDDDRSDSRRVDDRRDDRGYRGRDRRYNDRSRYDDDDRRDDYYDRDYRYRPTTPSRDYEDGGRDRPRTPSREDPSRRPTTPSREYDYDRRYGDSRDRWYDRDYYDRYGERPSSRQSQDYRDSRDQYERPRSRQGQGEVETQQRSPSRGSQSEMERPRSRGAHDDYYRDYYRQAEYDRYYGYGRRDSHYYDDRYYEDYYNYQRQDRYNRGYYEEMQYYGQQYADDRYRDYYRNGHNYVGSDRGSQYSSSHSRGATPSHSRGATPSPNDDDSLARVIDYRHQQSYEQQTPQQQQPQQQQRSRPSSRQSYHDEYDGYYRRDDERRYSYGRSHSYDSYGEQNWQQSKQSEGRMTPVKYAMPHVRAFFGPCGQLIKVLPNRPADGQPATVEIHDLENMFADTSEVETLRTFPGPLVNIETHKNDVLSFCHHQARMHHENVNMIDRSSAELLWKYLELLIKQNGTVIGTDIAELLLDGHMPSSDEFRRTGIPIVMSHANLQDLQASGMVELQEDNLVVTNDRASVNAAPATTRGQLSIDDATDRFRHLLLYGRKKDALESAVKNHLWGHALFLASKMDTRTYANILTRFANNSMKMNDPLQTLYQIMSGRQPSAVTGVSDDRWGDWRPHLAMILSNQSISKPELDKKSISSLGDTLASRGCLHASHFCYLMAQHSFGTFLKKTSKLVLIGSSHVLPFNEFASNDAIQCTEIYEYAVALGNPQHVLYHFQPYKYIYATRLAEAGLSQEALHYCEVIANTVSSNPSVYNPIFVKLLYELSSRLKYSDQNRMQYAVYEDPIWLQRLAQVVAAFDDGSLQPVSGVVTPGYSSTTAGSEAGDVLPPDNQQTDQDSHNQSQQQQQGYYGYYNQEGGDQQQQQQQWAQYYNQQQVTATGDQQQTDVTAQQQQQQDWQQQWQQQQQQQQQQQGQYYDGQYYNQYQQPQPTDQTDSQQQQQSVDQVDYAGQNVNLGSSMNSNYTATSDRSEDTVSQSPEAAASSFDYYGASQQQFSKLPPLSISNTTSSSPHELSPGGGGASTPDTVTNSVSSPLSLSRKSSVGSTLSSSLDRQMAKEPGSLPGSPTEKTPPGGQSIDNKSPTPTITAASNQSNSQAGWFGGLFNRFAPKKKNEIKLPDDKNPTIIWDPVKKRWTNVDGDDEDETNVAPPPKDIDLMNKTSPANTTATSAAPISAQPTPGAPPPSGNRFARQKVRGARGQYVDVLKGSSTAAPAAPASLFNVMPNSTATPAMPNIFMPAAGGAGDMGGASDVNLSSPGAAEDNQQTDPSAAAQPSLTLPPQPELSVVRQTKNSYWFANQHSRSSSMSSVSQEVQSITQMGQQQQQQQQQQQQQFAPGMTSNPADQAPQQTPSGAAHPPGPGGAGPFMYNPDQFDTNSQMTTGFPPPAGGGSSRLKYGARRSYPK, from the exons ATGTCGCCGTCGAGATCGGTTCTAATGAGACAGCGTTACCGCGAAGGTAACAGTCTATCTCCGGCGGCTACGCTGTGGGATAACCCGGTCAGCGCTAACGTCGTACTAGCAGCTCCCATAAAACAGCCAGCTTCTACTAGTTCTACTGCCGGTCTGTTCGAAAATCCTAGTCAGAATGGAACGACGTCTTCGGCCTCGACCGCTGGCTACTTTCCACCTCCTGGTCAGAGCGCCGACAGCGGCACGGCTGCTCCAAACCCTCGACAACAACAGCCAGTAGTTACACAAGCTCAGCAACCAACTTTTACGCAACCGAAACCATTGAAGGATGCTAATTTGGCACCGATCATTGATCAGGGTAATACACAAGATCCTATAAATAAGCATAATGAACCGAGTCCTTCAGTTCAAAACGAACCTGTAGGAGACAGACCAGTTTATAAAGGCGAGTTTCGGTCAATGAAGTCTCCTAATACAGACCAACTGGCATCTAATACTGGTGGTCAAGTCAACCAAGGTTTGAATAATACATCCATCGCTGAGACTTCGCGTATACCTAATGATAATATCGGTAATCTTCAACAAGTTCGCGGCCCCGATGAAAGCAGTTCCGCACCTTTATATCAAGAAAGTCGTCAGGAACAAGCGGTTGTTACCAATCAGCCTGGTACACCACAGCCACAGCAGCAGCGACCCGATAATTTGACGATGTCGCGTAGTTTCGATACGCCGGGCGGTAGTTCTCAGACTAGTAGCACGCCGGCTAGACGCCGCAGTGATGATCAATCACGAGACCCAAAAGACCGTGATGATGACAGACGTTACGGCAGACGTGATGACGACAGGTCGGACAGCAGACGTGATGACGACAGACGCGATAACGACAGACGTGATGACCGACGAGACAGCAGACGCGATGACGACAGGTCGGACAGCAGACGCGTTGACGACAGACGCGATGATCGCGGTTATAGAGGGCGTGATCGTAGATACAACGACCGATCGCGATACGACGATGACGACCGTCGTGACGATTATTACGATCGCGATTACCGATATCGACCGACGACACCGTCTAGGGATTACGAGGACGGCGGTCGTGATCGTCCGCGTACGCCGAGTCGGGAAGATCCATCGAGGCGACCGACTACTCCGTCGCGGGAATATGACTACGATCGGCGATACGGAGACTCGAGAGACAG GTGGTATGATAGAGATTATTATGATCGATACGGTGAACGACCCTCCAGTCGTCAATCACAGGACTACCGCGACTCACGTGATCAGTATGAACGACCCAGGTCTAGACAGGGACAGG GTGAAGTAGAAACGCAGCAGAGATCCCCGTCTAGAGGTAGTCAGAGTGAAATGGAGCGCCCTCGATCCAGAGGAGCTCATGATGATTATTACAGGGATTATTATCGACAAGCGG AATATGATCGTTACTATGGCTATGGCAGACGCGACTCTCATTACTACGACGACCGATATTACGAGGATTACTATAACTACCAGAGACAGGATCGGTATAATCGCGGTTACTATGAAGAAATGCAATATTATGGCCAGCAATACGCCGACGATCG GTATCGGGATTACTATCGCAACGGACACAATTACGTCGGGTCGGATCGTGGTAGCCAATATTCGTCGTCGCATTCTAGAGGCGCCACGCCGTCGCACTCGAGAGGTGCCACGCCTTCCCCGAATGACGATGATAGTCT AGCCCGGGTCATCGACTATCGACATCAACAATCGTACGAACAGCAGACGCCTCAACAGCAGCAGCCACAGCAGCAGCAAAGGTCAAGGCCGTCTAGTCGGCAATCGTACCACGACGAATACGACGGTTACTATCGTCGTGACGATGAGCGTCGTTATAGTTACGGACGGTCGCATAGTTACGACAGCTATGGCGAACAGAACTGGCAACAATCGAAACAATCGG AAGGTCGTATGACGCCGGTGAAGTATGCCATGCCGCATGTTCGAGCATTTTTTGGTCCGTGTGGTCAGCTGATAAAGGTTCTGCCCAATCGGCCGGCAGACGGACAGCCTGCTACGGTTGAAATACATGATCTTGAAAACATGTTCGCCGATACGTCCGAAGTAGAAACGCTTAGAACATTCCCCGGTCCTCTAGTCAA tattgAAACTCATAAGAATGACGTGCTATCGTTCTGTCACCACCAAGCGCGAATGCACCACGAAAATGTTAACATGATCGATCGTAGCTCGGCGGAATTATTGTGGAAATATCTGGAATTACTCATCAAACAAAACGGA ACTGTGATAGGCACTGATATTGCTGAATTACTGCTGGATGGACACATGCCGTCGTCCGATGAATTTCGACGTACCGGTATACCGATCGTGATGAGTCACGCGAACCTGCAGGATCTACAGGCGTCCGGTATGGTCGAACTGCAGGAGGATAATCTCGTCGTGACTAACGACCGCGCGTCGGTGAACGCTGCGCCGGCGACGACGCGGGGTCAGCTGTCGATCGACGATGCCACCGATCGATTCAGACATTTACTCTTATATGGCCGGAAAAAG GATGCATTAGAATCGGCCGTGAAGAATCACCTATGGGGTCACGCTCTTTTCCTTGCATCGAAAATGGACACTAGAACATACGCTAATATTTTAACTCG attCGCGAATAATTCAATGAAGATGAACGACCCGTTGCAGACGCTGTATCAGATAATGTCTGGTCGTCAGCCGTCTGCCGTAACCGGCGTATCGGATGATAGATGGGGGGACTGGCGTCCGCATCTGGCGATGATTTTATCGAATCAATCCATATCGAAACCGGAACTGGATAAGAAAAGTATTTCTTCATTAGGAGATACGTTAG CGTCGCGTGGTTGTCTACACGCCAGTCATTTCTGTTATTTGATGGCTCAGCACAGTTTCGGCACGTTCTTGAAGAAGACGTCGAAGCTCGTGTTGATCGGTTCTAGTCACGTGTTACCGTTCAACGAGTTCGCGTCGAACGACGCCATACAATGTACGGAGATCTACGAATACGCCGTAGCTTTAGGGAATCCGCAACATGTGCTTTATCACTTCCAG CCATATAAGTATATCTACGCTACGCGTCTAGCCGAAGCCGGTCTGTCGCAGGAAGCGTTACATTACTGCGAAGTTATCGCCAACACCGTTTCATCGAATCCATCTGTGTACAATCCGATATTCGTCAAATTGCTCTACGAA CTTTCGAGTCGTTTGAAATACAGCGACCAGAACCGTATGCAATACGCCGTATACGAAGATCCGATTTGGTTGCAACGATTGGCTCAGGTCGTCGCTGCCTTTGAC GATGGAAGTTTACAGCCAGTATCCGGTGTCGTAACCCCAGGTTACTCGTCGACTACTGCCGGTAGCGAAGCCGGGGATGTTTTGCCGCCCGATAATCAGCAAACTGATCAGGACTCGCATAACCAatcacaacaacaacaacaag GTTATTACGGTTACTACAATCAAGAGGGTGGagaccagcagcagcagcagcagcagtgggCTCAATACTACAACCAACAACAAGTTACTGCTACAGGGGACCAACAACAAACTG ATGTTACTgctcaacaacaacaacaacaagacTGGCAGCAACAAtggcaacaacaacagcagcagcagcagcagcagcagggtCAGTACTACGACGGGCAATATTACAATCAGTACCAACAACCGCAACCAACTGATCAAACTGATTctcagcaacagcaacag AGCGTCGATCAGGTCGATTACGCCGGACAGAACGTTAATCTCGGAAGTAGTATGAACAGTAATTACACGGCTACGAGCGATCGATCTGAAGATACCGTCAGTCAATCTCCCGAAGCGGCTGCCAGTTCGTTCGATTACTACGGAGCTTCGCAACAACAG ttttcaaaattACCTCCGCTGTCGATCAGCAACACGACATCGAGCTCGCCTCACGAGCTGTCTCCGGGCGGTGGCGGCGCTAGCACGCCGGACACGGTAACTAACAGTGTCTCGTCCCCTCTGTCATTGTCTCGTAAATCAAGCGTCGGCTCGACGTTGAGCAGTAGCCTTGATCGCCAGATGGCTAAGGAG CCTGGATCGTTGCCGGGAAGCCCTACCGAAaaaacaccccctggtggtcAGTCTATTGATAACAAATCGCCGACACCGACGATCACTGCCGCCAGCAACCAGTCCAATTCACAG GCCGGATGGTTTGGTGGACTCTTCAATAGATTTGCACCGAAGAAGAAAAACGAAATTAAACTTCCGGATGATAAAAATCCGACT ATCATCTGGGATCCGGTGAAAAAACGGTGGACGAACGTCGACGGCGACGACGAAGATGAAACCAACGTGGCGCCGCCTCCCAAAGACATCGATCTCATGAATAAAACGAGCCCCGCTAATACGACAGCTACCTCGGCGGCGCCCATTTCAGCCCAACCTACACCCGGGGCTCCACCACCTTCCGGTAATAGGTTTGCCCGGCAAAAAGTAAGAG GTGCGCGTGGTCAGTACGTAGATGTACTTAAAGGATCGAGTACGGCTGCACCTGCCGCACCTGCTAGTCTGTTTAACGTTATGCCGAACTCGACCGCTACGCCTGCAATGCCTAATATATTCATGCCGG CAGCTGGAGGTGCCGGTGACATGGGCGGAGCATCCGATGTCAATCTTTCGTCGCCGGGTGCAGCAGAAGATAACCAGCAGACGGACCCCAGCGCGGCGGCTCAGCCTTCGTTGACTCTTCCTCCTCAACCCGAG TTGTCCGTTGTTCGTCAAACGAAAAACTCATACTGG
- the LOC141908156 gene encoding uncharacterized protein LOC141908156 isoform X1, translated as MSPSRSVLMRQRYREGNSLSPAATLWDNPVSANVVLAAPIKQPASTSSTAGLFENPSQNGTTSSASTAGYFPPPGQSADSGTAAPNPRQQQPVVTQAQQPTFTQPKPLKDANLAPIIDQGNTQDPINKHNEPSPSVQNEPVGDRPVYKGEFRSMKSPNTDQLASNTGGQVNQGLNNTSIAETSRIPNDNIGNLQQVRGPDESSSAPLYQESRQEQAVVTNQPGTPQPQQQRPDNLTMSRSFDTPGGSSQTSSTPARRRSDDQSRDPKDRDDDRRYGRRDDDRSDSRRDDDRRDNDRRDDRRDSRRDDDRSDSRRVDDRRDDRGYRGRDRRYNDRSRYDDDDRRDDYYDRDYRYRPTTPSRDYEDGGRDRPRTPSREDPSRRPTTPSREYDYDRRYGDSRDRWYDRDYYDRYGERPSSRQSQDYRDSRDQYERPRSRQGQGEVETQQRSPSRGSQSEMERPRSRGAHDDYYRDYYRQAEYDRYYGYGRRDSHYYDDRYYEDYYNYQRQDRYNRGYYEEMQYYGQQYADDRYRDYYRNGHNYVGSDRGSQYSSSHSRGATPSHSRGATPSPNDDDSLARVIDYRHQQSYEQQTPQQQQPQQQQRSRPSSRQSYHDEYDGYYRRDDERRYSYGRSHSYDSYGEQNWQQSKQSEGRMTPVKYAMPHVRAFFGPCGQLIKVLPNRPADGQPATVEIHDLENMFADTSEVETLRTFPGPLVNIETHKNDVLSFCHHQARMHHENVNMIDRSSAELLWKYLELLIKQNGTVIGTDIAELLLDGHMPSSDEFRRTGIPIVMSHANLQDLQASGMVELQEDNLVVTNDRASVNAAPATTRGQLSIDDATDRFRHLLLYGRKKDALESAVKNHLWGHALFLASKMDTRTYANILTRFANNSMKMNDPLQTLYQIMSGRQPSAVTGVSDDRWGDWRPHLAMILSNQSISKPELDKKSISSLGDTLASRGCLHASHFCYLMAQHSFGTFLKKTSKLVLIGSSHVLPFNEFASNDAIQCTEIYEYAVALGNPQHVLYHFQPYKYIYATRLAEAGLSQEALHYCEVIANTVSSNPSVYNPIFVKLLYELSSRLKYSDQNRMQYAVYEDPIWLQRLAQVVAAFDDGSLQPVSGVVTPGYSSTTAGSEAGDVLPPDNQQTDQDSHNQSQQQQQGYYGYYNQEGGDQQQQQQQWAQYYNQQQVTATGDQQQTDVTAQQQQQQDWQQQWQQQQQQQQQQQGQYYDGQYYNQYQQPQPTDQTDSQQQQQSVDQVDYAGQNVNLGSSMNSNYTATSDRSEDTVSQSPEAAASSFDYYGASQQQFSKLPPLSISNTTSSSPHELSPGGGGASTPDTVTNSVSSPLSLSRKSSVGSTLSSSLDRQMAKEAMRRLRQTSVGSNSSSRYSQSPPGSLPGSPTEKTPPGGQSIDNKSPTPTITAASNQSNSQAGWFGGLFNRFAPKKKNEIKLPDDKNPTIIWDPVKKRWTNVDGDDEDETNVAPPPKDIDLMNKTSPANTTATSAAPISAQPTPGAPPPSGNRFARQKVRGARGQYVDVLKGSSTAAPAAPASLFNVMPNSTATPAMPNIFMPAAGGAGDMGGASDVNLSSPGAAEDNQQTDPSAAAQPSLTLPPQPELSVVRQTKNSYWFANQHSRSSSMSSVSQEVQSITQMGQQQQQQQQQQQQQFAPGMTSNPADQAPQQTPSGAAHPPGPGGAGPFMYNPDQFDTNSQMTTGFPPPAGGGSSRLKYGARRSYPK; from the exons ATGTCGCCGTCGAGATCGGTTCTAATGAGACAGCGTTACCGCGAAGGTAACAGTCTATCTCCGGCGGCTACGCTGTGGGATAACCCGGTCAGCGCTAACGTCGTACTAGCAGCTCCCATAAAACAGCCAGCTTCTACTAGTTCTACTGCCGGTCTGTTCGAAAATCCTAGTCAGAATGGAACGACGTCTTCGGCCTCGACCGCTGGCTACTTTCCACCTCCTGGTCAGAGCGCCGACAGCGGCACGGCTGCTCCAAACCCTCGACAACAACAGCCAGTAGTTACACAAGCTCAGCAACCAACTTTTACGCAACCGAAACCATTGAAGGATGCTAATTTGGCACCGATCATTGATCAGGGTAATACACAAGATCCTATAAATAAGCATAATGAACCGAGTCCTTCAGTTCAAAACGAACCTGTAGGAGACAGACCAGTTTATAAAGGCGAGTTTCGGTCAATGAAGTCTCCTAATACAGACCAACTGGCATCTAATACTGGTGGTCAAGTCAACCAAGGTTTGAATAATACATCCATCGCTGAGACTTCGCGTATACCTAATGATAATATCGGTAATCTTCAACAAGTTCGCGGCCCCGATGAAAGCAGTTCCGCACCTTTATATCAAGAAAGTCGTCAGGAACAAGCGGTTGTTACCAATCAGCCTGGTACACCACAGCCACAGCAGCAGCGACCCGATAATTTGACGATGTCGCGTAGTTTCGATACGCCGGGCGGTAGTTCTCAGACTAGTAGCACGCCGGCTAGACGCCGCAGTGATGATCAATCACGAGACCCAAAAGACCGTGATGATGACAGACGTTACGGCAGACGTGATGACGACAGGTCGGACAGCAGACGTGATGACGACAGACGCGATAACGACAGACGTGATGACCGACGAGACAGCAGACGCGATGACGACAGGTCGGACAGCAGACGCGTTGACGACAGACGCGATGATCGCGGTTATAGAGGGCGTGATCGTAGATACAACGACCGATCGCGATACGACGATGACGACCGTCGTGACGATTATTACGATCGCGATTACCGATATCGACCGACGACACCGTCTAGGGATTACGAGGACGGCGGTCGTGATCGTCCGCGTACGCCGAGTCGGGAAGATCCATCGAGGCGACCGACTACTCCGTCGCGGGAATATGACTACGATCGGCGATACGGAGACTCGAGAGACAG GTGGTATGATAGAGATTATTATGATCGATACGGTGAACGACCCTCCAGTCGTCAATCACAGGACTACCGCGACTCACGTGATCAGTATGAACGACCCAGGTCTAGACAGGGACAGG GTGAAGTAGAAACGCAGCAGAGATCCCCGTCTAGAGGTAGTCAGAGTGAAATGGAGCGCCCTCGATCCAGAGGAGCTCATGATGATTATTACAGGGATTATTATCGACAAGCGG AATATGATCGTTACTATGGCTATGGCAGACGCGACTCTCATTACTACGACGACCGATATTACGAGGATTACTATAACTACCAGAGACAGGATCGGTATAATCGCGGTTACTATGAAGAAATGCAATATTATGGCCAGCAATACGCCGACGATCG GTATCGGGATTACTATCGCAACGGACACAATTACGTCGGGTCGGATCGTGGTAGCCAATATTCGTCGTCGCATTCTAGAGGCGCCACGCCGTCGCACTCGAGAGGTGCCACGCCTTCCCCGAATGACGATGATAGTCT AGCCCGGGTCATCGACTATCGACATCAACAATCGTACGAACAGCAGACGCCTCAACAGCAGCAGCCACAGCAGCAGCAAAGGTCAAGGCCGTCTAGTCGGCAATCGTACCACGACGAATACGACGGTTACTATCGTCGTGACGATGAGCGTCGTTATAGTTACGGACGGTCGCATAGTTACGACAGCTATGGCGAACAGAACTGGCAACAATCGAAACAATCGG AAGGTCGTATGACGCCGGTGAAGTATGCCATGCCGCATGTTCGAGCATTTTTTGGTCCGTGTGGTCAGCTGATAAAGGTTCTGCCCAATCGGCCGGCAGACGGACAGCCTGCTACGGTTGAAATACATGATCTTGAAAACATGTTCGCCGATACGTCCGAAGTAGAAACGCTTAGAACATTCCCCGGTCCTCTAGTCAA tattgAAACTCATAAGAATGACGTGCTATCGTTCTGTCACCACCAAGCGCGAATGCACCACGAAAATGTTAACATGATCGATCGTAGCTCGGCGGAATTATTGTGGAAATATCTGGAATTACTCATCAAACAAAACGGA ACTGTGATAGGCACTGATATTGCTGAATTACTGCTGGATGGACACATGCCGTCGTCCGATGAATTTCGACGTACCGGTATACCGATCGTGATGAGTCACGCGAACCTGCAGGATCTACAGGCGTCCGGTATGGTCGAACTGCAGGAGGATAATCTCGTCGTGACTAACGACCGCGCGTCGGTGAACGCTGCGCCGGCGACGACGCGGGGTCAGCTGTCGATCGACGATGCCACCGATCGATTCAGACATTTACTCTTATATGGCCGGAAAAAG GATGCATTAGAATCGGCCGTGAAGAATCACCTATGGGGTCACGCTCTTTTCCTTGCATCGAAAATGGACACTAGAACATACGCTAATATTTTAACTCG attCGCGAATAATTCAATGAAGATGAACGACCCGTTGCAGACGCTGTATCAGATAATGTCTGGTCGTCAGCCGTCTGCCGTAACCGGCGTATCGGATGATAGATGGGGGGACTGGCGTCCGCATCTGGCGATGATTTTATCGAATCAATCCATATCGAAACCGGAACTGGATAAGAAAAGTATTTCTTCATTAGGAGATACGTTAG CGTCGCGTGGTTGTCTACACGCCAGTCATTTCTGTTATTTGATGGCTCAGCACAGTTTCGGCACGTTCTTGAAGAAGACGTCGAAGCTCGTGTTGATCGGTTCTAGTCACGTGTTACCGTTCAACGAGTTCGCGTCGAACGACGCCATACAATGTACGGAGATCTACGAATACGCCGTAGCTTTAGGGAATCCGCAACATGTGCTTTATCACTTCCAG CCATATAAGTATATCTACGCTACGCGTCTAGCCGAAGCCGGTCTGTCGCAGGAAGCGTTACATTACTGCGAAGTTATCGCCAACACCGTTTCATCGAATCCATCTGTGTACAATCCGATATTCGTCAAATTGCTCTACGAA CTTTCGAGTCGTTTGAAATACAGCGACCAGAACCGTATGCAATACGCCGTATACGAAGATCCGATTTGGTTGCAACGATTGGCTCAGGTCGTCGCTGCCTTTGAC GATGGAAGTTTACAGCCAGTATCCGGTGTCGTAACCCCAGGTTACTCGTCGACTACTGCCGGTAGCGAAGCCGGGGATGTTTTGCCGCCCGATAATCAGCAAACTGATCAGGACTCGCATAACCAatcacaacaacaacaacaag GTTATTACGGTTACTACAATCAAGAGGGTGGagaccagcagcagcagcagcagcagtgggCTCAATACTACAACCAACAACAAGTTACTGCTACAGGGGACCAACAACAAACTG ATGTTACTgctcaacaacaacaacaacaagacTGGCAGCAACAAtggcaacaacaacagcagcagcagcagcagcagcagggtCAGTACTACGACGGGCAATATTACAATCAGTACCAACAACCGCAACCAACTGATCAAACTGATTctcagcaacagcaacag AGCGTCGATCAGGTCGATTACGCCGGACAGAACGTTAATCTCGGAAGTAGTATGAACAGTAATTACACGGCTACGAGCGATCGATCTGAAGATACCGTCAGTCAATCTCCCGAAGCGGCTGCCAGTTCGTTCGATTACTACGGAGCTTCGCAACAACAG ttttcaaaattACCTCCGCTGTCGATCAGCAACACGACATCGAGCTCGCCTCACGAGCTGTCTCCGGGCGGTGGCGGCGCTAGCACGCCGGACACGGTAACTAACAGTGTCTCGTCCCCTCTGTCATTGTCTCGTAAATCAAGCGTCGGCTCGACGTTGAGCAGTAGCCTTGATCGCCAGATGGCTAAGGAG GCTATGAGGAGATTGCGTCAGACATCAGTCGGATCGAACAGCTCGTCACGATACAGCCAAAGTCCA CCTGGATCGTTGCCGGGAAGCCCTACCGAAaaaacaccccctggtggtcAGTCTATTGATAACAAATCGCCGACACCGACGATCACTGCCGCCAGCAACCAGTCCAATTCACAG GCCGGATGGTTTGGTGGACTCTTCAATAGATTTGCACCGAAGAAGAAAAACGAAATTAAACTTCCGGATGATAAAAATCCGACT ATCATCTGGGATCCGGTGAAAAAACGGTGGACGAACGTCGACGGCGACGACGAAGATGAAACCAACGTGGCGCCGCCTCCCAAAGACATCGATCTCATGAATAAAACGAGCCCCGCTAATACGACAGCTACCTCGGCGGCGCCCATTTCAGCCCAACCTACACCCGGGGCTCCACCACCTTCCGGTAATAGGTTTGCCCGGCAAAAAGTAAGAG GTGCGCGTGGTCAGTACGTAGATGTACTTAAAGGATCGAGTACGGCTGCACCTGCCGCACCTGCTAGTCTGTTTAACGTTATGCCGAACTCGACCGCTACGCCTGCAATGCCTAATATATTCATGCCGG CAGCTGGAGGTGCCGGTGACATGGGCGGAGCATCCGATGTCAATCTTTCGTCGCCGGGTGCAGCAGAAGATAACCAGCAGACGGACCCCAGCGCGGCGGCTCAGCCTTCGTTGACTCTTCCTCCTCAACCCGAG TTGTCCGTTGTTCGTCAAACGAAAAACTCATACTGG